A part of Candidatus Zixiibacteriota bacterium genomic DNA contains:
- the nrfD gene encoding polysulfide reductase NrfD — MTKRTRVFKDVLWIIALAGLVAAAFRLWFGLGATTNLSDSLPWGFWKILNMVGGVALSTSGFMVGLLVYVLRLERFRPYVKPAILIAFLGYGCSCLALLFDIGLPHRFWHPIFMWNINSFLFEVFWCVLLYFTVTAIELAPTIFEHFNTEKIVKILHRIAFVVVVIGISLSSLHHSSLGSLFLVTPQRLHALWYTPWLPFLFIVSTMGAGLMVVVLIRILWARWYDSDAVFGPKVDKPTPVISVINGLTTSVLRQGPEGSEMPHIRSLASIAAGILGLYLGLKIIDLFAHGGWEALLAGTWESWLYLVELSLAAVIPIILMVLPATRRSPVGVGIAAGSAALGLALNRLDVGIFGYFHSAAKLYFPSLIEWAVTLGVVAAAGLVFFFIAEHFSIFSEHPPAERSQAGLFRLSFGNLRQLWNTALTDSLHRVSLIAVFIIPLGFVLMYPPYYNDTPQLVRPAAGVDMERKVLNIDGNRSGLKTEFAHAEHQKRLGDSTSCEKCHHISLPNDKSTPCSRCHRHMNAPSCIFNHEEHLAFVAEDVRLAGWHPENHSCLQCHPDDSPKTAANVKDCMSCHDKDMFLTDHPLPDTDLKQANSFMEAMHLTCVECHKKEAAKLNKPHLGDCQTCHESLRSRPLPEPRIL; from the coding sequence GTGACTAAGCGCACCCGGGTGTTTAAGGACGTCCTCTGGATTATAGCCCTCGCAGGACTGGTCGCGGCCGCGTTCCGGCTCTGGTTCGGGCTGGGCGCGACCACCAATCTTTCCGATTCGCTTCCCTGGGGTTTCTGGAAAATTCTCAATATGGTCGGCGGGGTAGCTCTATCCACCAGCGGTTTCATGGTTGGCTTATTGGTTTATGTCCTGCGGTTGGAACGTTTCCGGCCTTACGTGAAACCGGCTATTTTAATCGCTTTTCTCGGCTATGGCTGTTCCTGCCTGGCCCTTTTGTTCGATATCGGACTTCCGCACCGATTCTGGCATCCCATTTTCATGTGGAATATCAACTCCTTTCTCTTTGAGGTTTTCTGGTGTGTTCTTCTGTATTTCACGGTAACCGCTATCGAACTGGCCCCAACCATATTTGAACATTTTAACACTGAAAAAATCGTAAAAATATTACATCGTATTGCCTTTGTTGTGGTCGTTATCGGTATCTCGCTCTCGAGCCTGCACCATTCCTCCCTCGGTTCGCTCTTTCTGGTAACGCCGCAACGCCTGCACGCGCTCTGGTACACTCCCTGGCTGCCGTTTCTGTTTATTGTCTCAACTATGGGCGCCGGGCTGATGGTGGTGGTGTTGATCAGAATTCTCTGGGCGCGATGGTACGACAGCGATGCGGTGTTCGGTCCCAAAGTCGACAAACCGACACCTGTTATCAGCGTCATCAATGGTTTGACCACCAGTGTACTCCGGCAGGGTCCCGAGGGTTCTGAGATGCCGCATATCCGTTCCCTGGCAAGTATTGCCGCAGGGATTCTCGGTCTCTATCTCGGGTTGAAAATCATTGATCTGTTCGCCCACGGTGGTTGGGAGGCGCTTCTGGCCGGAACCTGGGAGAGCTGGCTGTACTTGGTCGAGTTGAGCCTGGCCGCCGTAATTCCGATTATACTGATGGTCCTGCCTGCTACCCGCAGATCCCCGGTCGGGGTCGGTATCGCGGCGGGATCGGCCGCGCTGGGTCTGGCATTGAATCGTCTCGATGTCGGCATTTTCGGCTATTTCCATAGTGCCGCCAAGCTTTATTTCCCGTCTCTGATTGAATGGGCGGTAACGTTGGGCGTTGTAGCCGCGGCCGGATTGGTTTTCTTTTTTATCGCCGAGCATTTTTCTATTTTCAGCGAACATCCTCCGGCCGAACGAAGTCAGGCGGGTTTGTTTCGACTGTCTTTCGGGAACCTGCGGCAGTTATGGAACACGGCGCTGACCGACAGCCTGCACCGGGTTTCACTGATTGCCGTGTTCATTATCCCGCTGGGCTTTGTCCTGATGTATCCCCCGTATTATAACGATACTCCTCAATTGGTCCGTCCTGCGGCAGGGGTTGACATGGAACGGAAGGTCTTGAATATCGATGGAAATCGCAGTGGTTTGAAAACCGAGTTTGCCCACGCCGAACATCAAAAACGCCTGGGGGATTCCACCTCGTGCGAAAAATGCCACCACATCTCCCTTCCGAATGATAAATCGACACCCTGTTCGCGCTGTCATCGCCACATGAACGCGCCCTCGTGTATTTTCAACCACGAGGAACACCTGGCTTTCGTGGCCGAGGACGTCCGGTTGGCCGGGTGGCACCCTGAAAATCATTCCTGCCTGCAATGTCACCCGGACGACAGCCCGAAAACGGCGGCTAACGTCAAAGACTGCATGTCATGTCACGATAAAGACATGTTCCTGACAGATCATCCGCTCCCGGATACAGACCTGAAACAGGCCAATTCGTTTATGGAGGCAATGCACCTGACCTGTGTGGAATGTCACAAGAAGGAAGCGGCCAAACTCAACAAACCGCATCTTGGTGATTGCCAAACATGTCATGAATCTTTGCGATCACGACCACTACCGGAACCCAGGATTTTATAA
- a CDS encoding methyltransferase domain-containing protein, which produces MPEFSEAEKQLLIGIRSIVLRREPPNKSVLDDFGKQFFGDDLVDWTEAYDSLMAKGHLQFDNGLYSLSDEVAQLAAEFRKRKMSSDFDEWMIKSYECKTYSRFCELVYGIDLCQCSIVDRKQLDILIEVLDLTPANSVLDLGCGIGRITEYLSDMTGARIMGVDFAEGVIDRANKRTAMKRDRLSFCVGDMNDLNFPSNSFDTIVALDTLYFVDDLDKAVGAMKKIIGNAGQMGLFYSQIIKPDESRDFLDADSTRLATVLHNNGLSYRTWCFTENEYEIWRKEKKIAEELKNDFKRDGYMDLYESRANEAEQLVEIIKDRRESRHLYHIKSIGSED; this is translated from the coding sequence ATGCCGGAGTTCTCCGAAGCCGAGAAACAACTATTAATCGGGATCAGGAGCATCGTGCTCAGAAGGGAGCCGCCCAATAAATCTGTCCTCGATGATTTTGGAAAGCAATTCTTCGGCGATGATCTTGTGGATTGGACCGAAGCCTACGATAGCCTAATGGCTAAGGGTCATCTTCAATTCGACAATGGTCTCTATTCCTTATCGGACGAGGTCGCCCAACTGGCGGCGGAGTTTCGCAAAAGGAAGATGAGTTCCGACTTCGATGAATGGATGATTAAATCTTATGAGTGCAAAACCTACTCGCGTTTCTGTGAACTGGTGTATGGCATCGATCTCTGCCAGTGCAGCATAGTCGACAGGAAACAATTGGACATACTTATAGAAGTACTTGATCTGACTCCCGCTAACAGCGTACTCGATCTTGGTTGTGGAATCGGCAGAATTACCGAATATTTATCCGACATGACAGGGGCGAGGATCATGGGAGTGGATTTCGCAGAGGGTGTTATTGATCGAGCCAACAAACGAACCGCGATGAAACGGGACCGATTGTCTTTCTGCGTCGGTGATATGAATGATCTTAATTTTCCTTCTAATTCGTTTGACACAATCGTTGCGTTGGACACGCTCTATTTCGTTGATGATCTCGATAAGGCAGTAGGAGCAATGAAGAAAATTATTGGCAATGCCGGACAGATGGGCTTGTTCTACAGCCAAATTATCAAGCCGGATGAATCAAGAGATTTTCTCGATGCGGATTCCACCAGGCTTGCAACGGTTCTGCACAATAATGGGCTTTCATACCGGACGTGGTGTTTCACGGAAAATGAGTATGAGATCTGGCGCAAAGAGAAGAAAATAGCTGAGGAATTGAAAAACGATTTTAAGAGGGATGGATATATGGATTTATACGAAAGTCGAGCCAACGAGGCTGAACAACTGGTCGAGATAATTAAAGACAGGCGGGAAAGCCGACACCTTTACCACATAAAATCCATCGGCTCCGAAGATTAG
- a CDS encoding cation-translocating P-type ATPase, with the protein MAWFNLAEEQVFQRLRTSRTGLTSQDANERLSESGRNELIEKSKRTRLAMFFDQFRDFMITVLIGAAIVAGLTGDIGDTVAIIVIVILNAVIGFVQEIRAEKAMAALKKMVAPEAIVLRDGATATVPASSLVPGDIVILETGRIVPADLRLIETISLKVDESALTGESTPVSKISDALLDDSLPVADRTNMAFKSTPVVLGRGIGVVVATGMATEFGKIARMLQSEEEVKTPLQQRLARFGRNLAIVVLLLCAVFFIAGLLRGEEPLLILLTAISLAVAAIPEALPAVVTISLALGARKLVKQNALIRRLPAVETLGSVTYICSDKTGTLTVNKMHVEALFVDNEVLSAADPDQKMRGLEKHHLLMTAMALSNDASVDKDGGLIGDPTETALYMMARQAGFDKDELVTRYPRVAEVAFDSARKRMTTFHRWENGGFISFTKGAVESMIDLCVDRQSSSETKPLDGDRVMETAERMASEGLRTLGICLRLWNRLPEDLNAENVEAEMTFLGLAGLMDPPRDEAAEAVKLCKSAGITPVMITGDHPVTALAIAERVGIAEKQPGIAITGAELDRLSPDEFESRVEDIRVYARVAPEQKLRIIKALQNKGQYVAMTGDGVNDAPALRRANIGLAMGLTGTDVSKEAAHMILLDDNFATIVKAVREGRRIFDNIRKFIKYTLTSNSGELWTLFIAPFLGLPIPLLPIHILWINIVTDGLPGLALASEPAERGIMQKPPRPPDESIFAQGLAVDVIWIGLLMGLVTITTQKLAIMAGIENWQTMVLTVLCFSQLGYAFSIRSEQESLLKRGILTNKALLAAIVLTVALQLAVIYIPLLNPVFHTAPLSLTEVLITFGLSAIVFFAAELKKLVVIKYISKRERNR; encoded by the coding sequence ATAGCGTGGTTTAACCTCGCCGAAGAACAGGTATTTCAGAGATTACGCACATCCCGAACGGGCCTCACTTCTCAGGATGCAAACGAGCGGCTCTCCGAATCGGGTCGAAATGAGCTGATTGAAAAGTCCAAAAGGACGCGTTTGGCTATGTTTTTCGATCAGTTCAGGGACTTCATGATCACCGTACTCATCGGTGCAGCGATCGTCGCCGGCTTGACGGGTGATATCGGCGATACCGTTGCGATCATCGTGATAGTAATCCTGAATGCGGTGATAGGTTTTGTGCAGGAGATCCGAGCTGAAAAGGCCATGGCCGCTCTCAAAAAGATGGTGGCCCCCGAGGCCATCGTCCTGCGGGACGGCGCCACGGCTACCGTTCCGGCTTCATCACTTGTCCCGGGAGATATTGTAATCCTGGAAACCGGCAGAATTGTCCCCGCGGACTTACGGCTGATAGAGACCATTAGTCTGAAAGTCGATGAATCAGCATTAACGGGGGAATCGACGCCGGTTTCAAAGATCTCTGACGCATTGCTCGACGATTCGTTGCCTGTTGCTGACCGTACCAACATGGCGTTCAAAAGTACGCCCGTCGTTTTGGGTCGAGGGATTGGTGTTGTCGTTGCGACCGGCATGGCCACGGAGTTTGGTAAGATTGCCCGGATGCTTCAAAGCGAAGAGGAGGTCAAAACGCCGCTCCAGCAACGCTTGGCGCGGTTTGGCCGAAACCTCGCCATCGTCGTCCTGCTTCTGTGTGCAGTGTTCTTCATTGCCGGGCTTCTTCGTGGCGAAGAACCACTGCTGATTCTCCTGACCGCCATTTCACTTGCGGTTGCGGCGATCCCGGAGGCCCTGCCCGCTGTTGTGACCATATCGCTCGCTCTCGGAGCCCGCAAACTGGTCAAACAAAATGCACTGATCAGACGACTGCCGGCTGTCGAAACGCTTGGATCGGTCACGTATATCTGTTCGGACAAAACCGGTACCCTGACTGTGAACAAAATGCACGTTGAGGCCCTCTTCGTGGACAACGAAGTCCTCTCGGCCGCCGATCCCGATCAAAAAATGCGGGGCCTCGAAAAACATCACCTACTGATGACTGCCATGGCGCTGAGCAATGACGCTTCGGTTGATAAAGACGGCGGACTTATCGGGGATCCAACTGAGACAGCTCTTTACATGATGGCTCGACAAGCCGGCTTCGACAAGGACGAGCTGGTCACACGTTATCCGCGGGTGGCCGAAGTAGCCTTCGACTCCGCACGCAAGCGGATGACAACATTCCATCGCTGGGAGAACGGCGGTTTCATTTCGTTTACCAAAGGCGCCGTGGAGTCGATGATTGATCTTTGCGTCGACCGCCAGTCATCGTCCGAAACGAAGCCATTGGACGGTGATCGGGTAATGGAAACCGCCGAGCGCATGGCGAGCGAAGGACTACGAACACTTGGAATTTGTCTGCGGCTGTGGAACCGACTTCCGGAAGATTTGAACGCCGAGAATGTAGAAGCCGAGATGACCTTTTTGGGCCTGGCGGGCTTGATGGATCCGCCCAGGGACGAGGCGGCTGAAGCGGTGAAGCTATGCAAATCAGCAGGCATTACACCTGTCATGATTACCGGTGATCATCCGGTGACGGCTCTGGCGATTGCGGAACGTGTCGGCATCGCCGAAAAACAGCCCGGTATTGCCATAACCGGAGCAGAGCTGGACCGCCTTTCCCCGGACGAATTTGAATCGCGAGTAGAGGATATTCGAGTCTACGCCAGGGTTGCCCCGGAACAGAAGCTGAGGATCATTAAGGCCCTTCAGAACAAAGGACAATATGTGGCCATGACCGGCGATGGTGTCAATGACGCTCCCGCCTTACGACGTGCTAACATAGGCCTCGCAATGGGGCTTACGGGCACCGACGTCTCCAAAGAGGCCGCTCATATGATCCTTCTGGACGACAACTTCGCAACCATTGTAAAGGCCGTCCGGGAGGGTCGTCGCATTTTCGACAATATCCGTAAGTTCATCAAATACACCTTGACCAGCAATTCCGGCGAACTCTGGACATTATTTATCGCCCCGTTTCTGGGACTGCCCATTCCACTCTTGCCGATCCACATTCTTTGGATAAACATCGTCACAGATGGACTTCCGGGATTAGCGCTGGCATCCGAACCGGCCGAGCGGGGTATCATGCAGAAGCCGCCACGGCCTCCCGATGAGAGCATATTTGCCCAAGGGCTTGCAGTCGACGTCATCTGGATAGGACTGCTCATGGGGCTCGTCACCATCACGACTCAGAAGCTGGCCATTATGGCTGGAATCGAAAACTGGCAGACGATGGTATTGACTGTTCTCTGCTTCAGCCAATTGGGATACGCTTTCTCGATACGATCCGAACAAGAATCCCTTCTCAAGCGAGGGATCCTGACCAACAAAGCGCTCCTGGCTGCTATTGTGCTGACGGTCGCACTGCAGTTGGCCGTTATCTATATCCCCTTGCTGAACCCCGTGTTCCACACGGCCCCGCTCAGCCTTACCGAAGTGCTGATTACCTTTGGACTATCCGCGATAGTCTTCTTTGCCGCGGAACTCAAGAAGCTTGTAGTTATCAAATACATTAGCAAAAGAGAGAGGAATCGATGA
- a CDS encoding class I SAM-dependent methyltransferase encodes MIDNKHSAHIDAKDRFMHGTIYHMLWDRPLAVARRKVIDMIPSASSVLDIACGTGELCFELAAQKNCRVLGIDLSLRMVKFARKRNRYDTVHFQSCDAADLACFEPRDFDFATMLFLLHEVPRPIQIAAVKEASRVAKKMVIVDSLAPLPKNIHGMALRMVEVIGGPQHYRSFADYLEADGIGGILKDSSIKATITHRSVFWYGCREMVILESRN; translated from the coding sequence GTGATAGACAATAAGCATAGTGCGCATATCGACGCCAAAGACCGCTTCATGCATGGCACTATTTACCACATGCTCTGGGATCGACCGTTGGCTGTGGCTCGCAGGAAGGTAATTGACATGATACCGAGTGCGTCATCTGTACTGGATATTGCATGCGGCACCGGTGAGCTTTGTTTTGAGCTCGCCGCACAGAAGAATTGCCGCGTCCTCGGCATCGACCTGTCTCTAAGGATGGTCAAATTCGCCCGGAAACGCAACCGATATGACACAGTCCACTTCCAATCCTGCGATGCCGCTGATCTTGCCTGTTTCGAGCCACGCGATTTCGATTTCGCTACGATGCTGTTTTTACTCCATGAGGTTCCCAGGCCAATTCAGATCGCAGCTGTAAAGGAGGCGTCGCGTGTTGCAAAAAAGATGGTCATTGTCGATTCGCTGGCCCCTCTTCCTAAGAATATCCACGGGATGGCTTTGCGTATGGTGGAGGTTATAGGTGGACCGCAGCACTACAGGTCGTTCGCCGACTATCTGGAAGCCGACGGCATTGGCGGCATTCTAAAAGATTCCTCTATCAAGGCAACAATCACTCACCGTTCCGTTTTCTGGTATGGGTGTCGGGAAATGGTTATACTTGAGAGTCGGAATTAA
- a CDS encoding tail fiber domain-containing protein: MSFPMTRPRTAGFETVFENEINQIDGIADVGVTVAIDIVCFGRFGIWPAFQMGFRVVRTIVRIPPHGACDPCYKENIQTISCALAEIDKLRGVSFKWKKDKYPEHEFDDKPQLGLIAQEVKEVFPELVMQDNDGYCSVDYVKLTPVLIEAVKELKIENDALKVRLTHLRSLVESILAQQDGSNGDGATIAGEISK, encoded by the coding sequence ATGTCCTTCCCGATGACCCGCCCCCGGACAGCAGGGTTCGAGACCGTCTTTGAAAACGAAATTAATCAGATAGACGGCATCGCCGACGTTGGTGTTACCGTCGCAATTGACATCGTCTGCTTCGGGCGGTTCGGGATCTGGCCGGCCTTTCAGATGGGTTTCAGGGTAGTTCGCACAATCGTTCGGATTCCACCCCATGGGGCGTGCGACCCCTGCTATAAGGAAAATATCCAAACAATCTCCTGTGCCTTGGCCGAGATTGACAAACTTCGAGGTGTCAGTTTCAAGTGGAAGAAAGACAAATATCCTGAACATGAATTCGATGATAAACCCCAGTTAGGTCTGATTGCCCAAGAGGTCAAAGAGGTGTTCCCCGAGTTGGTGATGCAGGACAATGACGGATATTGCTCTGTGGATTATGTCAAGCTTACTCCGGTGCTGATCGAGGCGGTGAAAGAACTGAAGATCGAAAATGATGCTCTTAAGGTCCGATTGACCCATTTGAGGTCACTGGTGGAATCGATTCTGGCACAACAGGATGGCAGTAATGGCGATGGAGCAACAATAGCGGGCGAAATTTCGAAATAA
- a CDS encoding thiol-activated cytolysin family protein, with protein sequence MNSAFLSGRILTALTVFLFIGIFMSGCGGDDSSTGPSATMADVNTYMNSLPEWDNFCPPVADADGPTGATVENIDGGLFCRTTPCSITQTPEQVVTYGTFSNILWLGALIQGDSYAGGLGSMEELPIRQRAPLKIGVNFLTGDSISTTVYNPDPTTVGQAIGTLISNAVDSGYHGGSSVYFTQKRTYSVEQAALSLGLSAKYMGASIKNKLDLSSVQQKNTLMAYFKQFMFETYIVLPQTPADMFSDAFTEDVLQQQVSLGYIGPDNLPVYVARIQWGRIMLLTMSSDSSVVDMTNALKATYGSFGVTMNAKYQSILANSEMEVVTFGGDDADALALIRSGDISTYFTDSPDLVTAFPIGYVLNNLADNSVAKVGETTTYEVKECVQATASFYTDWTQWKNAFSVIPDSTINIYFETNGTNLLLSPELQGWWVPAINAHLGHATITFPPENTGYDFAFALTALQLNCPYPLTFDDDEFSGAPSNIISIGDVGNCEDDDFQIVASDFRDSCYIFAVGTIVGNNGEYTAEEKLEVFYGDQKIAEYPNHIDGFIGVVSAVPITKFKFNEDSGDNDIWIRDFCFGVAYRK encoded by the coding sequence ATGAATTCAGCGTTTCTATCAGGGCGCATACTGACCGCTCTCACTGTGTTTCTCTTCATCGGTATTTTCATGTCGGGATGTGGCGGTGATGATAGTTCCACCGGGCCCAGTGCGACGATGGCCGATGTGAACACATATATGAATAGCCTGCCGGAATGGGACAATTTTTGCCCGCCGGTTGCTGATGCGGACGGTCCCACCGGCGCAACGGTGGAGAATATCGATGGGGGGCTGTTCTGCCGCACCACTCCCTGTTCGATAACCCAGACGCCTGAACAGGTGGTGACCTACGGTACTTTCTCAAACATTCTCTGGCTGGGAGCGCTGATTCAGGGCGACAGCTATGCTGGCGGCCTGGGATCGATGGAAGAACTGCCAATCCGTCAACGGGCGCCGCTCAAGATCGGCGTGAATTTCCTCACCGGCGACAGTATCAGCACCACTGTTTATAATCCCGATCCGACCACAGTCGGGCAGGCTATCGGCACGTTGATTTCCAATGCCGTCGACAGCGGTTACCATGGTGGCTCGAGCGTCTATTTTACGCAAAAGCGGACATATTCCGTCGAGCAGGCGGCGCTGAGTCTCGGGCTCTCGGCCAAGTACATGGGAGCGTCTATCAAAAACAAGCTTGATTTGTCGTCCGTCCAGCAAAAAAACACGCTCATGGCCTATTTCAAGCAATTCATGTTCGAGACCTATATTGTTCTACCGCAGACCCCCGCGGATATGTTTTCTGATGCATTTACCGAGGATGTCCTTCAGCAGCAGGTCAGCCTGGGGTATATTGGGCCCGATAATCTGCCGGTCTATGTGGCGCGTATTCAGTGGGGCCGGATCATGCTTTTGACCATGAGTTCCGATTCTTCGGTGGTCGACATGACCAATGCCCTGAAAGCTACGTACGGGTCTTTTGGGGTTACCATGAATGCCAAATATCAATCGATCCTGGCGAATTCGGAGATGGAAGTGGTCACCTTCGGTGGCGATGACGCCGATGCCCTGGCGCTTATCAGAAGCGGCGACATCAGTACCTATTTCACGGATTCACCCGACCTCGTGACGGCCTTTCCGATCGGTTATGTCCTGAACAATCTGGCCGACAACTCGGTGGCCAAGGTCGGCGAAACCACTACCTACGAAGTCAAGGAGTGTGTCCAGGCGACCGCGTCGTTTTATACCGATTGGACCCAATGGAAGAATGCCTTCTCGGTGATACCTGACAGCACCATCAACATTTATTTCGAAACCAACGGCACCAACCTGTTGTTATCTCCCGAACTCCAGGGATGGTGGGTACCTGCGATCAACGCCCATCTGGGACACGCGACGATTACGTTTCCTCCTGAAAATACCGGCTATGACTTTGCGTTTGCCCTGACGGCCCTGCAACTCAATTGCCCGTATCCGCTGACGTTCGATGACGACGAGTTCAGCGGCGCCCCCTCCAATATCATCAGTATCGGAGATGTGGGCAACTGCGAGGACGATGACTTTCAAATTGTCGCTTCGGATTTTCGGGATAGCTGCTATATCTTTGCCGTCGGCACCATTGTCGGGAACAACGGTGAGTATACTGCTGAGGAAAAGCTGGAAGTCTTTTACGGCGACCAGAAAATAGCGGAATATCCCAATCATATAGACGGCTTTATAGGAGTGGTCTCAGCGGTGCCGATAACGAAGTTTAAATTCAACGAAGATTCGGGCGATAATGACATTTGGATCAGAGATTTCTGCTTCGGAGTGGCATACAGGAAATAG
- a CDS encoding DsrE family protein → MKILFIINDAPYGTEKAYNAPRMAMAVQKQPGDNEVYVFLMADSVACALPGQTTSNGYYNIERMLKAVIKNGGHVKACGGCSEARGVNKRPLIDGVEISNMEQLAKWTVEADKILTF, encoded by the coding sequence ATGAAAATTCTCTTTATAATTAACGACGCGCCGTACGGCACTGAAAAAGCATACAATGCCCCTCGCATGGCGATGGCTGTTCAGAAGCAACCCGGCGATAACGAGGTCTATGTGTTTCTTATGGCTGACTCTGTTGCCTGCGCCTTGCCCGGACAGACAACATCGAACGGCTACTACAACATTGAGCGGATGCTCAAGGCAGTTATCAAAAACGGTGGCCATGTTAAAGCCTGCGGAGGCTGCTCGGAAGCGCGTGGAGTCAACAAGCGGCCGCTCATCGATGGCGTGGAAATCAGCAATATGGAACAGTTGGCGAAATGGACAGTCGAAGCGGACAAGATATTGACCTTCTGA
- a CDS encoding methyltransferase domain-containing protein — MSSFDSIAEEYDQWFDSPEGRAIFETELRCLRSVSPQFEGRWIEIGVGTGRFAAALGMQEGIDPSAPMIEIAKRRGIHVTPGTAEQIPFPENAFDGILMALTLCFVNDAEKALSECRRVLCPSGRLLLGIIPSDSPWGREYIRKAGEGHLIYSLARFRTMEETLKLVKTSGFELIRTASALFRRPDQKPTAEPDATAGIIPEAGFIGLLFEKRSDHSRKQP; from the coding sequence ATGTCCTCATTCGATTCCATCGCCGAGGAATATGACCAGTGGTTTGATTCACCGGAAGGCAGAGCCATCTTCGAAACCGAGCTCAGGTGTCTCCGGTCAGTAAGCCCCCAATTTGAGGGGCGATGGATTGAGATAGGCGTTGGAACCGGCCGCTTTGCGGCTGCACTGGGTATGCAGGAAGGTATCGACCCGTCCGCGCCGATGATCGAGATTGCAAAAAGACGTGGTATCCATGTTACTCCGGGGACAGCTGAACAAATCCCATTTCCTGAAAACGCATTTGATGGCATTTTGATGGCGCTCACCCTCTGCTTCGTAAACGATGCCGAAAAAGCCTTGAGTGAATGCCGCAGGGTTCTTTGTCCTTCAGGAAGGCTGTTACTCGGGATTATACCTTCCGACAGTCCTTGGGGCAGAGAATACATCCGTAAAGCTGGTGAGGGGCATTTGATCTACTCCCTGGCTCGCTTTCGCACTATGGAAGAGACACTGAAATTAGTCAAAACATCAGGATTCGAGCTCATTCGGACCGCGAGTGCACTATTCCGGCGACCAGATCAGAAGCCGACAGCGGAGCCGGATGCAACGGCGGGGATCATTCCGGAGGCGGGGTTTATTGGTCTCCTGTTTGAGAAAAGATCTGATCACTCACGGAAACAGCCTTGA
- a CDS encoding winged helix-turn-helix transcriptional regulator yields MTDSSAQARIFKVLSVETRLRMLNLLKKRALCVIALANALEITPAAVSQHLRILRDANAVIADKRGYFVHYRANTETLASWATVVAGLLESDD; encoded by the coding sequence GTGACTGATTCCTCGGCTCAGGCCCGTATTTTCAAAGTCCTGTCTGTTGAAACACGATTACGAATGCTCAACCTTTTGAAGAAGCGAGCGCTCTGTGTCATTGCCCTCGCCAACGCTTTGGAGATTACTCCGGCGGCAGTATCACAACATCTTCGCATTCTTCGCGATGCCAACGCCGTCATCGCCGACAAGCGGGGCTATTTCGTTCATTACCGGGCCAACACCGAGACCCTGGCCTCGTGGGCTACGGTAGTGGCAGGTCTCCTGGAGTCGGATGATTAG